The Deltaproteobacteria bacterium genome window below encodes:
- a CDS encoding SWF/SNF helicase family protein — MRIVTDGKLRRLVARLLRARADGQKVIVFSQFTDTLAYVDSVLRAAHALSRQEWAIVTGLLGADVGRAVRHEDVLALVDRSAVVSGETEDRDAVIHAFAPFYRSVRRARACPALRPSNSSSSMRCGPTAGRRRCEQPTDVLFATDVLAEGVNLQDAALLINYDVHWNPVRMIQRAGRIDRRLNPAIEEATSFPDLEGLARDLGVAPPRYWWHEHPRTAPVTVNLLLPNELEAELQLRERIANKTLAIDFTLGLEQGTGAEADWMADYRFRGISALNAWQGDRAIEQIAGYQQRLRRLMSERGIDAEWLAAWNGWLREVGGRQDDRILAWAQLGRKGGETTVYTRQLQPRLVDGVPHWLWTTAKPADSLLNFWLALDSKTFPAATRTGLPFSEDASRPIAAEDLLAASRRLVDEDPALEELGDMRRPLLQGASAISAGFLGAEPDRRAIAVSGFRLLQLRVLDEAAPVRPSEEA; from the coding sequence ATGCGCATCGTCACCGACGGCAAGCTGCGGCGCCTGGTGGCGCGCCTGTTGCGCGCGCGGGCCGACGGCCAGAAGGTCATCGTCTTCTCGCAGTTCACCGACACCCTGGCCTACGTCGACTCGGTGCTGCGAGCGGCGCACGCGCTCTCGCGTCAGGAGTGGGCAATCGTCACGGGGCTGCTCGGTGCCGACGTCGGGCGCGCGGTTCGCCACGAGGACGTTCTCGCCCTCGTAGACCGCAGCGCCGTCGTCAGCGGCGAGACCGAAGACCGCGACGCGGTCATCCACGCCTTCGCGCCGTTCTACCGCTCGGTCCGTCGCGCCCGCGCTTGCCCGGCGCTTCGGCCTTCGAACAGCAGCAGCTCGATGCGCTGTGGACCAACGGCTGGACGCAGGCGCTGCGAGCAGCCCACCGACGTCCTCTTCGCTACCGACGTGCTCGCGGAGGGCGTGAACCTCCAGGACGCCGCACTGCTCATCAACTACGACGTACACTGGAACCCGGTGCGGATGATCCAGCGCGCCGGCCGTATCGATCGCCGTCTGAACCCCGCGATCGAGGAGGCCACGAGCTTCCCCGACCTCGAAGGGCTCGCCCGCGACCTCGGAGTCGCGCCGCCGCGCTACTGGTGGCACGAGCACCCACGCACCGCGCCCGTCACCGTGAACCTGCTCTTGCCCAACGAGCTTGAGGCCGAGCTGCAGCTCCGCGAGCGCATCGCCAACAAGACGCTCGCCATCGACTTCACCCTGGGCCTCGAACAAGGCACCGGCGCCGAGGCCGACTGGATGGCCGACTACCGCTTCCGGGGCATCTCGGCCCTCAACGCCTGGCAGGGCGACCGCGCCATCGAGCAGATCGCGGGCTACCAACAACGCCTTCGCCGCCTCATGAGCGAGCGCGGCATCGACGCCGAGTGGCTCGCCGCGTGGAACGGCTGGCTCCGTGAGGTCGGCGGGCGCCAAGACGACCGCATCCTCGCGTGGGCGCAGCTTGGCCGTAAGGGCGGCGAAACCACCGTCTACACGCGGCAGCTCCAACCGCGCCTCGTTGACGGTGTTCCGCACTGGCTGTGGACGACGGCGAAGCCCGCGGACTCGCTGCTCAACTTCTGGCTCGCACTCGACAGCAAGACCTTCCCGGCGGCGACGCGCACCGGCCTTCCGTTCTCCGAGGACGCCTCGCGCCCCATCGCCGCCGAGGACCTCCTCGCGGCCTCGCGGCGCCTTGTCGACGAAGACCCCGCCCTGGAAGAGCTCGGCGACATGCGCCGCCCCCTCCTGCAAGGTGCGTCGGCCATCTCGGCGGGCTTCCTTGGCGCGGAGCCCGATCGGCGCGCCATCGCCGTCAGTGGATTTCGACTCCTTCAGCTTCGTGTTCTCGACGAGGCTGCGCCCGTGAGACCGAGTGAGGAAGCATGA